Proteins co-encoded in one Mycobacteriales bacterium genomic window:
- a CDS encoding tRNA lysidine(34) synthetase has product MPGPPPATAAVRLAVRRCLADLPPDALVAAAVSGGADSLALAAALAFERPGAVALVVDHGLQDGSAEVAARAADQCRALGLTAEVLPAPPATSAHPDAPPTVTERTLRLAAEEAAATSAHPDPDRTASERTLREGGRGGGGPEGRARDSRYAALGTATDRLGAAAVLLGHTLDDQAETVLLGLARGAGARSLAGMPAARGLLRRPLLGVTRAQTRQACVEAGLTPWDDPHNGEPAFARVRVRATVLPVLEEQLGPGVAQALVRSARQLREDADALDALADEVLAGPQADTLAVLGALAPAVLSRVLKRWGESRSGRALSAAHVDGLRSLVEDWHGQGPVDLPGGGRVTRQEGRLAFEA; this is encoded by the coding sequence GTGCCCGGACCGCCCCCCGCCACCGCCGCCGTGCGGCTCGCGGTCCGCCGCTGCCTGGCTGACCTCCCGCCCGACGCGCTCGTCGCCGCCGCCGTCTCCGGCGGCGCGGACTCCCTCGCGCTGGCCGCCGCGCTCGCCTTCGAGCGGCCCGGCGCGGTCGCCCTCGTCGTCGACCACGGCCTGCAGGACGGCTCCGCCGAGGTGGCCGCCCGCGCCGCCGACCAGTGCCGGGCCCTCGGTCTCACCGCCGAGGTCCTCCCCGCACCTCCCGCAACGTCCGCTCACCCGGACGCGCCTCCCACGGTCACCGAGCGGACGCTCCGGCTGGCAGCGGAGGAGGCCGCAGCAACGTCCGCTCACCCGGACCCCGACCGCACCGCGTCCGAGCGGACGCTGCGCGAGGGGGGGCGGGGCGGCGGGGGGCCGGAGGGGCGGGCCAGGGACAGCAGGTACGCCGCCCTCGGCACGGCGACCGACCGGCTCGGCGCGGCCGCGGTCCTGCTCGGCCACACCCTCGACGACCAGGCCGAGACGGTGCTGCTCGGACTGGCCCGCGGGGCCGGCGCCCGCAGCCTCGCCGGCATGCCCGCGGCCCGCGGGCTGCTGCGTCGGCCGCTGCTCGGCGTCACCCGCGCGCAGACCCGGCAGGCCTGCGTCGAGGCCGGCCTCACCCCCTGGGACGACCCGCACAACGGCGAGCCGGCCTTCGCGCGGGTGCGGGTCCGCGCCACCGTCCTGCCGGTCCTCGAGGAGCAGCTCGGCCCCGGTGTCGCCCAGGCCCTGGTCCGCTCCGCCCGGCAGCTCCGCGAGGACGCCGACGCCCTCGACGCGCTCGCCGACGAGGTCCTTGCCGGCCCGCAGGCGGACACGCTCGCCGTGCTGGGCGCCCTCGCTCCCGCCGTACTCTCCCGCGTCCTCAAGCGCTGGGGCGAGAGCCGCAGCGGGCGGGCGCTGTCCGCGGCCCACGTCGACGGCCTGCGCTCGCTCGTCGAGGACTGGCACGGGCAAGGA
- a CDS encoding zinc-dependent metalloprotease gives MTGPIDYALAAATAARLAPAPPTVSWAEATDVVTELRGLAVSAEEHVRAVTGLVPPGEPLEATVVDRAGWAAANVDGFKVVLEPLADTLSKGPGLATAVTSKVTGLQMGAVLAFLSGKVLGQYEAFTAAGTRGRLILVAPNIVETERQLGVDPHDFRLWVALHEVTHRTQFTAVPWLHDHVRAEIGALLTASGLDDPSAVVERLKTAITQVPRGGSLVELLQTPEQKVVMDRVTAFMSLLEGHAEHVMDGVGPSVVPTVAHIRSRFQQRRGQRGGPLDRALRRLLGLDLKALQYAEGKRFVDAAVDAVGMDGFNRVWESPEALPTRAEITAPHDWVRRLHGPSAA, from the coding sequence GTGACCGGACCCATCGACTACGCGCTCGCCGCGGCCACCGCTGCCCGGCTCGCGCCGGCGCCGCCCACGGTCTCGTGGGCCGAGGCGACCGACGTCGTCACCGAGCTGCGCGGCCTCGCCGTCTCCGCTGAGGAGCACGTCCGTGCCGTCACCGGTCTGGTCCCGCCGGGGGAGCCGCTCGAGGCCACCGTCGTCGACCGCGCGGGCTGGGCCGCGGCCAACGTCGACGGCTTCAAGGTCGTCCTCGAGCCGCTCGCCGACACGCTCTCCAAGGGCCCGGGCCTCGCGACCGCGGTCACCTCGAAGGTCACCGGGCTGCAGATGGGCGCGGTGCTCGCCTTCCTGTCCGGCAAGGTCCTCGGGCAGTACGAAGCCTTCACCGCCGCGGGCACCCGCGGCCGCCTCATCCTCGTCGCGCCCAACATCGTCGAGACCGAGCGCCAGCTCGGCGTCGACCCCCACGACTTCCGGTTGTGGGTCGCGCTACACGAGGTCACCCACCGCACGCAGTTCACCGCGGTGCCGTGGCTGCACGACCACGTCCGCGCAGAGATCGGCGCGCTGCTCACCGCCTCGGGCCTCGACGACCCCTCGGCCGTCGTCGAGCGGCTCAAAACCGCGATCACCCAGGTCCCTCGTGGCGGGTCGCTGGTCGAGCTGCTGCAGACGCCCGAGCAGAAGGTCGTGATGGACCGCGTCACCGCCTTCATGTCGCTGCTCGAGGGCCACGCGGAGCACGTCATGGACGGCGTCGGTCCGTCGGTCGTGCCGACCGTCGCCCACATCCGCAGCCGCTTCCAGCAGCGCCGCGGCCAGCGCGGCGGGCCGCTCGACCGCGCACTGCGCCGGCTGCTCGGTCTCGACCTCAAGGCCCTGCAGTACGCCGAGGGCAAGCGGTTCGTCGACGCCGCCGTCGACGCGGTCGGCATGGACGGCTTCAACCGGGTGTGGGAGTCGCCGGAGGCGCTGCCGACCCGCGCGGAGATCACCGCGCCGCACGACTGGGTCCGCCGGCTGCACGGCCCGTCCGCGGCATGA
- the dacB gene encoding D-alanyl-D-alanine carboxypeptidase/D-alanyl-D-alanine-endopeptidase, with protein MFRSTGSRVTAALLAIALAGGGGATLVLDGDDPAPVVEALPLLSPRPEPTRTPLLAPAPTGGALPSTAALTRALAPVLADPAVTGRLAVSVVDVETGEALLSLRDTEPVLPASTAKIVTAVAALSALDPAARLTTRVVAGAAAGEVVLVGGGDPLLSTGTGSAYPRPARLRDLVTQLGSTTVTRVLVDDSLYAGPRLGPGWRPTYVTSGDVMPVSSLAVDSGRSLPGRGPRVADPALAAGQALAKALGVKAPVTRGRAAGDAAVLASVVSPTVGQLVEDMLVRSDNDLAESLARQVALAKGQPATFTGAAAAVAAVLEEAGVPRGSLALVDASGLSRDDRVQPAALTAVLRALAVGDASRLGPALTGLPVAGFDGTLAKRYRTGPSLPAAGVVRAKTGTLNGVSALAGLVRTRDGRLLAFDLTADGVPLGATRQAEAALDRFAAVLASCGCR; from the coding sequence GTGTTCCGCAGCACAGGCAGCCGGGTCACCGCTGCGCTGCTGGCGATCGCCCTGGCCGGTGGTGGCGGGGCGACGCTGGTGCTCGACGGGGACGACCCTGCGCCGGTCGTCGAGGCGCTGCCTCTGCTGAGCCCGCGGCCGGAGCCGACCCGCACGCCGCTGCTCGCCCCGGCCCCCACCGGCGGCGCGCTGCCGTCGACGGCCGCGCTGACACGGGCGCTCGCCCCGGTGCTGGCGGACCCGGCGGTCACCGGGCGGCTGGCCGTGTCGGTCGTCGACGTCGAGACCGGCGAGGCGCTGCTGTCCCTGCGCGACACCGAGCCCGTGCTGCCCGCGTCGACCGCGAAGATCGTGACCGCGGTCGCGGCGCTGTCCGCGCTCGACCCGGCCGCCCGGCTCACCACCCGGGTGGTCGCGGGCGCCGCCGCGGGCGAGGTCGTGCTCGTCGGCGGGGGAGACCCGCTGCTGTCGACGGGCACCGGCTCCGCCTACCCGCGACCGGCCAGACTGCGCGACCTCGTGACCCAGCTCGGGAGTACGACGGTGACGCGCGTGCTCGTGGACGACTCCCTCTACGCCGGCCCGCGGCTCGGCCCGGGCTGGCGGCCGACCTACGTGACGAGCGGTGACGTCATGCCGGTGTCGAGCCTCGCTGTCGACTCCGGCCGCTCGCTCCCCGGCCGGGGGCCGCGGGTCGCCGACCCCGCGCTGGCCGCCGGGCAGGCGCTCGCGAAGGCCCTGGGCGTGAAGGCCCCGGTCACCCGCGGCCGGGCCGCCGGCGACGCCGCCGTCCTCGCGAGCGTCGTCTCACCGACCGTCGGTCAGCTCGTCGAGGACATGCTGGTGCGCAGCGACAACGACCTCGCGGAGTCGCTCGCCCGTCAGGTCGCGTTGGCGAAGGGCCAGCCGGCGACCTTCACCGGCGCGGCCGCCGCGGTCGCCGCGGTGCTCGAGGAGGCCGGGGTGCCGCGCGGGTCGCTCGCCCTGGTCGACGCCAGCGGGCTGTCGCGTGACGACCGGGTCCAGCCTGCGGCGCTCACCGCGGTCCTGCGGGCGTTGGCCGTCGGTGACGCCTCGCGGCTCGGGCCGGCGCTGACCGGGCTGCCGGTGGCCGGCTTCGACGGGACGCTCGCCAAGCGCTACCGCACCGGGCCGTCGCTGCCCGCCGCCGGTGTGGTGCGGGCCAAGACCGGCACGCTCAACGGCGTCAGCGCGCTGGCGGGTCTGGTGCGGACGCGCGACGGTCGGCTGCTCGCCTTCGACCTGACCGCCGACGGCGTACCCCTGGGTGCCACCCGTCAGGCCGAGGCGGCCCTCGACCGCTTCGCCGCGGTGCTCGCCTCCTGCGGCTGCCGCTAA
- a CDS encoding inorganic diphosphatase yields MEFDVTIEIPKGQRNKYEVDHKTGRIRLDRMLFTSTRYPSDYGFVEDTLGGDGDPLDALVLLDEPTFPGCLIRCRTIGMFRMSDEAGPDEKLLCVPVGDPRQSHLQDIFHVPEFDRLEIQHFFEVYKDLEPGKSVEGASWVGRTEAEAEVVASQKRFLEDPHAVDHSGDPDAKH; encoded by the coding sequence GTGGAGTTCGACGTCACCATCGAGATCCCGAAGGGTCAGCGCAACAAGTACGAGGTCGACCACAAGACCGGTCGCATCCGCCTCGACCGGATGCTGTTCACCAGCACGCGCTACCCCAGCGACTACGGCTTCGTCGAGGACACCCTCGGCGGCGACGGCGACCCGCTCGACGCGCTGGTGCTGCTCGACGAGCCGACCTTCCCGGGCTGCCTCATCCGCTGCCGCACAATCGGCATGTTCCGGATGAGCGACGAGGCCGGCCCCGACGAGAAGCTGCTCTGCGTGCCCGTCGGCGACCCGCGGCAGAGCCACCTGCAGGACATCTTCCACGTGCCGGAGTTCGACCGGCTTGAGATCCAGCACTTCTTCGAGGTCTACAAGGACCTCGAGCCCGGCAAGTCCGTCGAGGGCGCGTCGTGGGTCGGTCGCACCGAGGCCGAGGCCGAGGTCGTCGCCTCGCAGAAGCGCTTCCTCGAGGACCCGCACGCGGTCGACCACAGCGGCGACCCGGACGCCAAGCACTAG
- a CDS encoding TSUP family transporter encodes MPDTGDLLLLLLAAFAAGSLDAIVGGGGLVQLPALLLVLPGQPVVSLLGTNKLSSIVGTFSAAVTYCRKVRVDRPTAVRMASAAFLGSALGAYLATVLDSSVLRPVVLVALVAVFLYTARRPSLGEVEALRLTPRRQAALALVGGFGIGAYDGLVGPGTGSFLVFLLVGAAGLSFLHASATAKVVNTATNLAALILFAAGGHVLWGLGLAMAAANLLGSQIGARLALRHGSAWVRKVFLVVVGVLIAKLGYDLLT; translated from the coding sequence GTGCCGGACACCGGCGACCTGCTGCTCCTGCTGCTGGCGGCCTTCGCGGCCGGCAGCCTCGACGCGATCGTCGGTGGCGGCGGGCTGGTGCAGCTGCCGGCCCTGCTCCTCGTGCTGCCCGGCCAGCCGGTCGTCAGCCTGCTCGGCACCAACAAGCTCTCGTCGATCGTCGGCACCTTCTCCGCGGCGGTCACCTACTGCCGCAAGGTCCGCGTCGACCGGCCGACCGCGGTCCGGATGGCGAGCGCGGCCTTCCTGGGCAGCGCCCTCGGCGCCTACCTCGCGACCGTGCTCGACAGCTCGGTGCTGCGACCGGTCGTGCTCGTCGCGCTGGTCGCGGTCTTCCTCTACACCGCGCGCCGACCGTCGCTCGGCGAGGTCGAGGCGCTGCGCCTGACCCCTCGCCGGCAAGCCGCACTCGCCCTCGTCGGCGGCTTCGGGATCGGGGCGTACGACGGGCTCGTCGGTCCCGGGACCGGCTCGTTCCTCGTGTTCCTGCTCGTCGGCGCCGCGGGGCTGTCGTTCCTGCACGCCTCGGCGACCGCGAAGGTCGTCAACACCGCGACCAACCTCGCCGCGCTGATCCTGTTCGCTGCCGGCGGCCACGTCCTGTGGGGGCTCGGCCTGGCGATGGCGGCGGCCAACCTGCTCGGCTCGCAGATCGGCGCGCGCCTCGCGCTGCGGCACGGGTCGGCCTGGGTCCGCAAGGTCTTCCTCGTCGTCGTCGGCGTCCTCATCGCCAAGCTCGGCTACGACCTGCTCACCTGA
- a CDS encoding RNA polymerase sigma factor: protein MQVDAALVAAVQRGEAGAMDALIRATYTDVYALCRRLLGDPSDAADATQEVYLRVVRSVLAFRGESAFGTWLHRVTVNVCMTQLRRRGDVRARGQSAGIEDFLPDELTSDDAGPEERAERSDLAARTASALTQLSDDAREVVVLRDVQGLSTKEAAEVLGVSEGAVKVRLHRAHARLRELVGA, encoded by the coding sequence GTGCAGGTCGACGCGGCGCTGGTGGCAGCCGTCCAGCGCGGCGAGGCCGGCGCCATGGACGCGCTGATCCGCGCGACCTACACCGACGTCTACGCGCTGTGCCGCCGGCTGCTCGGCGACCCCTCCGACGCGGCCGACGCGACGCAGGAGGTCTACCTGCGGGTCGTCCGCTCGGTGCTCGCCTTCCGCGGCGAGTCCGCCTTCGGCACCTGGCTGCACCGCGTGACGGTCAACGTCTGCATGACGCAGCTGCGCCGACGCGGTGACGTCCGGGCCCGCGGACAGAGCGCCGGCATCGAGGACTTCCTGCCCGACGAGCTGACCTCCGACGACGCCGGACCGGAGGAGCGCGCGGAGCGCTCGGACCTCGCGGCCCGCACCGCCTCGGCGCTGACCCAGCTCTCCGACGACGCCCGCGAGGTCGTCGTCCTCAGGGACGTGCAGGGGCTGTCGACGAAGGAGGCAGCGGAGGTGCTCGGCGTCAGCGAGGGCGCGGTGAAGGTGCGGCTGCACAGGGCGCACGCACGACTGAGGGAGCTGGTGGGGGCATGA
- a CDS encoding zf-HC2 domain-containing protein yields MTELSKVCEEVQSQLPAYVDRSLPVLRRRLVGLHLRRCQACQAEFSLQRDVAAGLGQLAAPADDPPEGLLDALLEQAASPGLKGRAAVPARGAVSGKRPALSVALLVAGAAAGTGVGYAGWRGARAARSRLRR; encoded by the coding sequence ATGACCGAGCTGAGCAAGGTCTGCGAGGAGGTGCAGTCGCAGCTTCCGGCGTACGTCGACAGGTCACTGCCGGTGCTGCGCCGTCGACTGGTCGGCCTGCACCTGCGGCGCTGCCAGGCCTGCCAGGCGGAGTTCTCGCTGCAGCGCGACGTCGCCGCCGGCCTCGGCCAGCTCGCCGCTCCGGCCGACGACCCGCCCGAGGGTCTGCTCGACGCGCTGCTGGAGCAGGCCGCCAGTCCTGGGCTGAAGGGTCGCGCGGCAGTGCCGGCGCGCGGCGCGGTCAGCGGCAAGCGCCCGGCGCTGTCGGTCGCGCTGCTCGTCGCTGGCGCGGCCGCGGGGACCGGCGTCGGCTATGCCGGCTGGCGCGGCGCGAGAGCAGCCCGGTCGAGGCTGCGGCGCTAG
- a CDS encoding bifunctional diguanylate cyclase/phosphodiesterase, whose protein sequence is MGVLFVDLDGFKEVNDSLGHDAGDALLEAVSARLRGVCRAGELLTRLGGDEFVVCLSRLREVGEAERAAARLLAALEEPVAIPGRVVEVSGSCGVAVGSSADGATPGLLLRDADTALYEAKASGRARVVTFEPALRARDERRRRLQADLAEALRTGSGLALVYQPIADATTGELVLAEALLRWQHPVDGALAPGDFLGLAADRGLLPDLDRWVVGRACAQAAEWQRAGLSLAVSVNVTPGSVEDGAVVAWVRDACSATGLDPGRLVIELTETAVVERPQETSVALAALRAMGVRIALDDFGTGYSSMSHLRDLPVDIVKIDRSFTAGTVRSAREAAIVEATTRLALALGATTIAEGVETAAEQAAVIAAGCVMLQGWHIARPLEPAALTLLLAGGLPAPRPALVSVTKERSA, encoded by the coding sequence GTGGGGGTCCTGTTCGTCGACCTCGACGGCTTCAAAGAGGTCAACGACAGCCTTGGTCACGACGCGGGCGACGCGCTGCTCGAGGCGGTATCCGCCCGGCTGCGGGGCGTCTGCAGGGCGGGTGAGCTGCTCACCCGGCTCGGTGGCGACGAGTTCGTCGTGTGCCTGTCCCGGCTGCGCGAGGTCGGCGAGGCGGAGCGCGCGGCGGCCCGGCTGCTCGCCGCCCTCGAGGAGCCGGTCGCGATACCGGGTCGGGTCGTCGAGGTGTCCGGCAGCTGTGGCGTCGCCGTCGGCAGCAGCGCCGACGGGGCGACCCCGGGCCTGCTGCTGCGCGACGCCGACACCGCGCTCTACGAGGCCAAGGCCTCCGGGAGGGCCCGGGTGGTGACGTTCGAGCCGGCCCTGCGCGCGCGCGACGAGCGGCGTCGCCGGCTGCAGGCCGACCTCGCCGAGGCGCTGCGGACGGGCTCGGGTCTCGCGCTCGTCTACCAGCCGATCGCGGACGCCACGACGGGCGAGCTCGTCCTCGCCGAGGCGCTGCTGCGCTGGCAGCACCCGGTCGACGGTGCGCTCGCGCCCGGTGACTTCCTCGGGCTGGCGGCTGACCGGGGGCTGCTGCCGGACCTCGACCGCTGGGTCGTCGGGCGAGCCTGCGCACAGGCCGCCGAGTGGCAGCGTGCCGGGCTGTCGCTCGCCGTGTCGGTCAACGTGACCCCGGGCAGCGTCGAGGACGGTGCCGTCGTGGCGTGGGTCCGTGACGCGTGCTCCGCCACGGGCCTCGACCCTGGCCGCCTCGTCATCGAGCTGACCGAGACCGCCGTCGTCGAGCGGCCGCAGGAGACCTCTGTGGCACTGGCCGCGCTGCGGGCGATGGGCGTCCGGATCGCCCTGGACGACTTCGGCACCGGCTACAGCTCCATGTCGCACCTGCGTGACCTGCCCGTCGACATCGTCAAGATCGACCGCAGCTTCACCGCGGGCACCGTCCGCAGTGCGAGGGAGGCCGCCATCGTCGAGGCGACGACGAGGCTGGCCCTCGCGCTGGGGGCGACGACCATCGCCGAGGGCGTGGAGACCGCAGCCGAGCAGGCCGCTGTCATCGCGGCCGGCTGCGTGATGCTGCAGGGCTGGCACATCGCGCGGCCGCTCGAGCCTGCCGCGCTGACGCTGCTGCTCGCCGGTGGGCTGCCTGCGCCCCGTCCCGCGCTCGTGAGCGTCACGAAGGAGCGGTCTGCCTAG
- a CDS encoding DNA polymerase III subunit delta', with protein sequence MSVFDGLVGQQRVVEQLQAAVASAAGVVAGGTGSAGGMTHAWLFTGPPGSGRSVAARAFAAALQCTEGGCGHCETCHQALTGNHPDVAVVVPEGLHFKIDEARELITRSSRSPTRGRWQITVMEDADRMEERTTNTLLKAIEEPPPRSVVLLCAPSVDDLLPTIRSRCRLVSLRTPPVDDVARVLVERDGVDPAMAAFAARAAQGHIGRAKRLATDEEARTERREVLSLPRSLQGVSAALAAAKALVDAAKEEADQLTAGRDATERQSLATALGEGATGKGVTGSTRGSAGALKDLEKRQKSRGTRTQRDALDRALGDLSAFYRDVLAHQLGSGVDLVHVDLGEQTAQLARATSPESTLRRIDAVLACREALDANVAPLLAVESMALSLRTG encoded by the coding sequence GTGAGCGTCTTCGACGGGCTGGTCGGCCAGCAGCGGGTCGTCGAGCAGCTGCAGGCGGCGGTCGCCTCGGCCGCCGGGGTTGTCGCAGGAGGCACCGGCTCGGCCGGCGGGATGACCCACGCGTGGCTGTTCACCGGGCCGCCGGGGTCGGGCCGCTCGGTCGCGGCGCGGGCCTTCGCGGCGGCGTTGCAGTGCACCGAGGGTGGCTGCGGGCACTGCGAGACCTGCCACCAGGCGCTGACCGGCAACCACCCCGACGTCGCGGTGGTGGTGCCCGAGGGCCTGCACTTCAAGATCGACGAGGCGCGCGAGCTCATCACCCGCTCGTCGCGCTCCCCGACCCGCGGTCGCTGGCAGATCACGGTCATGGAGGACGCCGACCGGATGGAGGAGCGCACCACCAACACGCTCCTCAAGGCCATCGAGGAGCCGCCGCCGCGCTCGGTGGTGCTGCTGTGCGCGCCGTCGGTCGACGACCTGCTGCCCACGATCCGCTCGCGGTGTCGCCTGGTCTCGCTGCGCACCCCGCCGGTCGACGACGTCGCCCGCGTGCTCGTCGAGCGCGACGGCGTCGACCCCGCGATGGCGGCCTTCGCGGCCCGCGCCGCGCAGGGCCACATCGGCCGCGCCAAGCGGCTCGCCACCGACGAAGAGGCCCGCACCGAGCGTCGCGAGGTGCTGTCGCTGCCGCGCTCGCTGCAGGGCGTCTCGGCGGCGTTGGCCGCCGCCAAGGCGCTCGTCGACGCCGCCAAGGAGGAGGCCGACCAGCTCACGGCCGGCCGCGACGCCACCGAGCGCCAGTCCCTGGCGACCGCGCTCGGCGAGGGCGCCACCGGCAAGGGCGTCACCGGCTCGACCCGTGGCTCCGCCGGCGCGCTCAAGGACCTCGAGAAGCGGCAGAAGTCGCGCGGCACCCGCACCCAGCGCGACGCCCTCGACCGCGCGCTCGGTGACCTGTCCGCGTTTTACCGCGACGTGCTCGCCCACCAGCTCGGCAGCGGTGTCGACCTCGTCCACGTCGACCTCGGCGAGCAGACCGCCCAGCTCGCCCGGGCCACCTCGCCGGAGTCGACCCTGCGGCGCATCGACGCTGTCCTCGCCTGCCGGGAGGCTCTCGACGCCAACGTCGCGCCGCTGCTCGCCGTCGAGTCGATGGCGCTGTCGCTGCGGACCGGTTGA
- the tmk gene encoding dTMP kinase codes for MSSEPSPPTGGVLSKGPFRRLFAALALSSLGDWLGFLATTALAAQLVDGFSGKAYATGGVLVLRLLPAVLLGPVAGAFVDRFDRRRTMVVCDLVRFALFVSIPLAGSLVWLLVASFLIETASLFWIPAKEASVPKLVGPTQLERANQVSLFATYGSAPVAAGIFAALGVLSRNVLEARPVDLALYVNAGTFLVSAAVIAGLRIDSPGEGRRDSGLTMLESIREGLAFARSSQLVKGLLVGMLGALAAGGAVIAQGQLFADTVLQGGQGAYGLLFGAVFVGIAGGIALGPLLIGDMSRRRVFGPSITGAGLSLIVLALVPNLAVAVLATVSVGAFAGLAYVVGLTLLGGEVDDAVRGRTFGLVQSLMRIDLFVVTGVTPFISGSIGMRTVDVGGMSLDVNGVSVTLVLGGVLALLVGRASLRQMDDRPGVPLRRDVMHRLARKPAQPSYAGCFLALEGGEGAGKSTQLRLLAAWLEEAGHEVVVTREPGATPMGRKVRALLLDPATGALAPRAEALLYAADRAQHVAQVVRPALERGAVVLTDRYVDSSLAYQGAGRALDRDDVQKISTWATEALRPDLTLLLDVDPSVGLARATRGGADRIEGESLAFHQRVRSGFLELAARDPERYLVVPAEAPVDVVHAAVRGRVAVVLPVRPAVAVP; via the coding sequence GTGAGCAGCGAGCCGTCACCGCCGACGGGAGGGGTCCTGTCGAAGGGGCCGTTCCGGCGGCTGTTCGCGGCGCTGGCGCTGTCCTCGCTCGGCGACTGGCTCGGCTTCCTCGCGACCACGGCGCTGGCCGCGCAGCTGGTCGACGGCTTCTCCGGCAAGGCCTACGCGACCGGCGGCGTGCTCGTCCTGCGACTGCTCCCCGCGGTGCTGCTCGGGCCGGTCGCAGGCGCCTTCGTCGACCGCTTCGACCGGCGCCGCACGATGGTCGTCTGCGACCTGGTGCGCTTCGCGCTGTTCGTCTCGATCCCGCTCGCCGGGTCGCTGGTGTGGCTGCTCGTCGCGTCGTTCCTCATCGAGACGGCGTCGCTGTTCTGGATCCCGGCCAAGGAGGCCTCGGTCCCCAAGCTCGTCGGGCCGACCCAGCTCGAGCGGGCCAACCAGGTGTCGCTGTTCGCGACCTACGGCTCCGCGCCGGTGGCAGCCGGCATCTTCGCCGCGCTGGGTGTGCTGTCGCGCAACGTGCTCGAGGCCCGGCCGGTCGACCTCGCGCTCTACGTCAACGCCGGCACCTTCCTGGTGTCGGCGGCGGTCATCGCGGGACTGCGGATCGACAGCCCCGGTGAGGGCCGGCGCGACAGCGGGCTCACGATGCTGGAGTCGATCCGCGAGGGGCTCGCCTTCGCCCGGTCGAGCCAGCTCGTCAAGGGCCTGCTCGTCGGGATGCTCGGCGCGCTCGCGGCGGGCGGTGCCGTCATCGCTCAGGGGCAGCTGTTCGCCGACACGGTCCTGCAGGGCGGCCAGGGCGCCTACGGCCTGCTCTTCGGCGCGGTCTTCGTCGGCATCGCGGGCGGCATCGCGCTCGGGCCGCTGCTGATCGGTGACATGTCGCGCAGGCGGGTCTTCGGTCCGTCGATCACCGGCGCCGGGCTGTCGCTGATCGTGCTCGCGCTCGTCCCCAACCTGGCCGTCGCGGTGCTCGCCACGGTCTCGGTCGGGGCCTTCGCCGGCCTCGCCTACGTCGTCGGGCTGACCCTGCTGGGCGGGGAGGTCGACGACGCGGTGCGCGGCCGGACCTTCGGTCTGGTGCAGTCGCTGATGCGCATCGACCTGTTCGTCGTCACCGGCGTGACGCCCTTCATCAGCGGCTCGATCGGGATGCGCACCGTCGACGTCGGCGGGATGTCGCTGGACGTCAACGGCGTCTCGGTGACGCTCGTGCTCGGTGGGGTGCTCGCCCTGCTGGTCGGCCGCGCGTCGCTGCGGCAGATGGACGACCGACCGGGCGTGCCGCTCCGCCGCGACGTGATGCACCGACTCGCCCGCAAGCCGGCACAACCGTCGTACGCCGGGTGCTTCCTCGCGCTCGAGGGCGGCGAGGGAGCGGGCAAGTCGACCCAGCTGCGGCTGCTCGCGGCCTGGCTCGAGGAGGCCGGCCACGAGGTCGTCGTCACCCGCGAGCCCGGGGCGACGCCGATGGGCCGCAAGGTGCGGGCGCTGCTGCTCGACCCGGCGACCGGTGCCCTGGCGCCGCGCGCGGAGGCCCTGCTCTACGCCGCCGACCGCGCCCAGCACGTCGCGCAGGTCGTGCGGCCGGCGCTCGAGCGGGGCGCGGTGGTGCTGACCGACCGCTACGTCGACAGCTCGCTGGCCTACCAGGGGGCCGGCCGCGCGCTCGACCGCGACGACGTGCAGAAGATCTCGACGTGGGCGACCGAGGCGCTGCGCCCCGACCTCACGCTGCTGCTCGACGTCGACCCGTCGGTGGGGCTGGCCCGGGCGACCCGGGGCGGGGCCGACCGCATCGAGGGCGAGTCGCTGGCCTTCCACCAGCGGGTGCGCAGCGGCTTCCTCGAGCTCGCCGCGCGCGACCCCGAGCGCTACCTCGTCGTGCCCGCAGAGGCCCCGGTCGACGTCGTCCACGCGGCCGTACGCGGTCGGGTCGCAGTGGTGCTGCCGGTGCGTCCCGCGGTGGCGGTCCCGTGA